TGTCCTGGGTTGAAACGCCAATTGTCGGCACTTACCCAAACCTAACCTCAACGATTTTGCTACTAGACGCTGAGGGGCGAACCTACTTGTTTGACTTGGATTTCAACATGGGCCAGGACAATCCGTACACCGTGGATGCGGCTTTCCACGGCAACGTGGCTCACTTCATTAACCACAGCTGCGATCCCAATCTGTCGATCTTCAACGTGTGGGTGGACTGTCTGGACCCGAACTTGCCTCGGATCTGTCTGTTCTCCCGAAGAGACATTGCCAAGGGCGAACAACTCACGTTCGATTATTGTCAGCAGTCCACACAGAACTATGGTAAGAGACATCAaggccccccccccctttggGAGCACGAGAGAAGAGAATAATAGACCGGacttcttttacttttagcGTTTGAAGATGTTCAAAAAGCTGATCAAGAGGGGGATGTCGTCAGGAGAGCCGGAGAAGAAACGGGCGCTCCTCAGAAGATGGAGTGTCGTTGTGGGGCGGATAATTGTCGGAAAAGGCTTTTTGAGTAAGGCCAACTAGCCATgattatttcttctttttttttatttcgaaaagAATTACACGAATGAATCACCATTGAGATGAATGATGTTTCTTGTATTATGGGTCAAACCAGAGCCAATTATTATAGTG
This DNA window, taken from Tigriopus californicus strain San Diego chromosome 9, Tcal_SD_v2.1, whole genome shotgun sequence, encodes the following:
- the LOC131886798 gene encoding histone-lysine N-methyltransferase SUV39H1-A-like, which codes for MMRPVLQTKLCIFRTSNGCGWGVKTLEPIKRGTFVADYVGEVITSEEAEERGKKYDAEGRTYLFDLDFNMGQDNPYTVDAAFHGNVAHFINHSCDPNLSIFNVWVDCLDPNLPRICLFSRRDIAKGEQLTFDYCQQSTQNYAFEDVQKADQEGDVVRRAGEETGAPQKMECRCGADNCRKRLFE